A genomic region of Kribbella sp. NBC_00382 contains the following coding sequences:
- the pgsA gene encoding CDP-diacylglycerol--glycerol-3-phosphate 3-phosphatidyltransferase: MTIPPTNPVPRAAAGQLSAPSAWNVANALTVLRLVLVPLFVWLLLRDVGASDGNRLLATAAFVVAIVTDRFDGDIARRWNMVTNFGKIADPIADKALTGAAFIGLSILGDLPWWVTVVVMVREWGVTALRFWVIRHGVMPASRGGKLKTVLQAIALGLYLLPWHSVAVVHWTAIVFMAAAVIVTIVTGIDYVGRALRLRAAAKRPLQ, from the coding sequence GTGACCATCCCGCCGACGAACCCGGTGCCGCGCGCCGCCGCCGGCCAGCTCAGCGCGCCCAGCGCCTGGAACGTGGCGAACGCGCTGACCGTCCTGCGGCTGGTCCTGGTGCCCTTGTTCGTCTGGCTGTTGCTCCGCGACGTCGGCGCGAGCGACGGCAACCGGCTGCTCGCCACCGCCGCCTTCGTGGTCGCGATCGTCACCGACCGGTTCGACGGCGATATCGCGCGCCGCTGGAACATGGTCACCAACTTCGGCAAGATCGCCGACCCGATCGCCGACAAGGCACTCACCGGGGCAGCGTTCATCGGTCTGTCGATCCTCGGCGATCTGCCCTGGTGGGTCACCGTCGTCGTGATGGTCCGTGAATGGGGTGTCACCGCCCTCCGGTTCTGGGTGATCCGGCACGGCGTGATGCCGGCCAGCCGCGGCGGCAAGCTGAAGACGGTCCTGCAGGCGATCGCCCTCGGCCTCTACCTCCTTCCCTGGCACTCGGTCGCTGTCGTGCACTGGACTGCGATCGTCTTCATGGCCGCCGCCGTCATCGTCACGATCGTCACCGGTATCGACTACGTCGGCCGCGCTCTCCGCCTCAGAGCCGCCGCGAAGCGCCCCCTCCAGTGA
- a CDS encoding helix-turn-helix domain-containing protein produces MVLVRGLLGDVLRRKRLRQGRTLREVSADARVSLGYLSEVERGQKEASSELLAAICMALEVPLSTVFAEVSEDLAREEALVLAHPAIEPEVVASAA; encoded by the coding sequence ATGGTGCTGGTTCGTGGCCTCCTGGGCGACGTCCTGCGGCGCAAGCGGCTGCGCCAGGGGCGCACTCTGCGCGAGGTGTCCGCCGATGCTCGGGTCAGCCTCGGCTACCTGTCGGAGGTCGAGCGCGGCCAGAAGGAGGCGTCGAGTGAGTTGCTCGCCGCCATCTGCATGGCGCTGGAAGTACCGCTGTCCACGGTCTTCGCCGAGGTAAGCGAGGATCTGGCCCGCGAAGAGGCTCTGGTGCTGGCCCATCCGGCGATCGAGCCCGAGGTCGTTGCCTCCGCTGCCTGA
- a CDS encoding Fpg/Nei family DNA glycosylase: MPEGDTVWRACKRLDQALGGHELTETDFRVPTLATTDLSGRTMLEVVAKGKHLLMRLSAGVTIHSHFRMDGSWHLYRPGESWKGGPDHQVRAVLKTADWTAVGYRLPVLELVATESEDTVVGHLGPDLLSPSFDRELALANLAAQPERTISEALLDQRNLAGIGNFYRTEVCFLLGLHPWRTVASVDLAAAVDLSRRLMKANLRHAAQVTTGVDRPGQRSYVFERPGKPCRRCRTTIRTAPIGEPPRERVSYWCPTCQPEP, translated from the coding sequence ATGCCTGAGGGAGATACCGTCTGGCGGGCGTGCAAGCGGCTCGACCAAGCCCTGGGTGGACATGAGCTGACGGAGACGGACTTCCGGGTGCCGACGCTCGCCACGACGGACCTCAGCGGACGGACCATGCTCGAGGTCGTTGCGAAGGGCAAGCATCTGCTGATGCGGTTGTCGGCTGGCGTGACGATCCACAGTCACTTCCGGATGGACGGCAGCTGGCATCTGTACCGGCCGGGCGAATCCTGGAAAGGCGGTCCGGATCATCAGGTGCGAGCCGTGCTGAAGACCGCTGACTGGACGGCCGTGGGGTATCGGCTGCCGGTGCTGGAGCTGGTCGCGACCGAGTCGGAAGACACCGTGGTAGGTCATCTGGGGCCGGATCTGTTGTCGCCCAGCTTCGATCGGGAGCTCGCGCTGGCCAATCTGGCGGCCCAACCGGAGCGGACGATCAGTGAGGCGCTGCTGGATCAGCGGAACCTCGCCGGAATCGGCAACTTCTATCGGACCGAGGTGTGTTTCCTGCTCGGCCTTCACCCGTGGCGGACGGTGGCGTCGGTCGACCTGGCGGCAGCGGTCGACCTGAGCCGCCGGCTGATGAAGGCGAATCTAAGGCATGCTGCCCAAGTGACGACTGGGGTAGATCGACCTGGTCAGCGGTCGTATGTGTTCGAGCGGCCAGGCAAACCGTGCCGGCGGTGCCGGACGACGATCCGGACGGCGCCGATCGGCGAGCCGCCCCGAGAGCGGGTCAGCTACTGGTGCCCGACCTGCCAGCCCGAGCCCTGA
- a CDS encoding ATP-dependent helicase codes for MSERPGKMGIVQKSSALSRFSPATRAWFDDVFEAATPAQLEAWDAITAGRDALVVAPTGSGKTLAAFLWALDRLATIPPPDDPKLRCRVLYVSPMKALAVDVERNLRAPLIGIRETARRLGEAPIDVEVAVRSGDTPANERRRFATKPADVLITTPESLFLLLTSQARESLRGVETIIIDEVHAVAGTKRGAHLALTLERLDALLPKPAQRIGLSATVRPVEEVARFLGGERPVKIVQPKFTKQWDLSVVVPVEDMAELANTEIETSGSAAGPPRHASIWPHVEEHVFDLISAHRSTIVFSNSRRLAERLTARLNEIAAERAELELPEMGSPAQVMAQSGASLAAPPLIARAHHGSVSKEQRALIETDLKSGRLPCVVATSSLELGIDMGAVDLVIQVEAPPSVASGLQRVGRAGHQVGAVSRGVLFPKFRGDLVDTAVVVQRMRDGLIESLHIPANPLDVLAQQIVSIVALDTIDVDELYTLVRRCAPFASLPRSAYDGVLDMLSGRYPSDEFAELRPRIVFDRVSGEISGRPGAQRLAVTSGGTIPDRGLFGVFLVGESTNHRVGELDEEMVYESRVGDVFTLGASSWRIEDITHDRVLVSPAPGQPGRLPFWKGDAVGRPAELGAATGAFVRTMAALPPAKAVKRARDAGLDEYAANNLVAYLGEQREATSRVPDDITIVVERFRDELGDWRVCIHSPYGGQVHGPWALAIAARLRERYGMDAQSVSGDDGIVLRLPETDEPPPGADLVLFDAAEIEDLVTNEVGGSALFAARFRECAARALLLPRRNPGKRSPLWQQRQKSAQLLSVASKYGSFPIVLETLREVLQDVYDLNALKDLLTGISERRISVVEVETPEASPFAKSLLFGYVGAFMYEGDTPLAEKRAAALALDQSLLSELLGRTELRELLDAEVVLRTEAELQRLAEDRRARNGEGLFDVLRLIGPLSLSEASQRCVDGSDAEAWLTELAAARRVVRVRIAGEHRWAVVEDVARLRDALGVPLPPGIAEAHAESVADPMGDLVSRYARTHGPFRAIDLATNLGIGVAVVSDTLRRLAAAGRVVEGEFLPGGIAMEWCDSDILRLLRRRSLAALRKEVEPVDPSALARFLPAWQGITSSRGRGYDVLLGAVEQLAGCAVPASALESIVLPSRVPGYQPSMLDELTATGEIVWAGSGSLPGTDGWVSLHLADNCDLTLPDPDPSFEVGETHQAVLDALAGGGAFFFRQLSDAVGAAAGVVDDETLVGILWDLVWAGHLTNDTLAPVRSLVGGGRGTHRTRRTAPRARPGRALRPGRPAMPARSGPPTAGGRWSLLPERNEDATRRAHAAAETLLDRYGIVTRGSVITERTPGGFAAVYKVLSAFEESGRCRRGYFVAGLGAAQFALPGAVDRLRAMAELPTGGSSSGSRAKEEPAARAVVLAASDPANPYGAALPWPERENAGGHRPGRKAGALVMLVDGRLIVYVERGGRTVLSFTEDPELLQPAVDALALAIRDGHLGKLSVETADGEQVRHTAFGDALAKAGFHATPRGLRLRA; via the coding sequence ATGTCGGAGCGGCCGGGCAAGATGGGCATCGTGCAGAAATCCAGCGCGTTGAGCCGATTCTCGCCCGCGACCCGGGCGTGGTTCGACGACGTCTTCGAGGCGGCCACCCCGGCCCAGCTCGAGGCGTGGGACGCGATCACAGCGGGCCGGGACGCGCTGGTGGTCGCCCCGACGGGTTCCGGCAAGACGCTGGCGGCCTTCCTCTGGGCGCTCGACCGGCTCGCCACAATCCCACCGCCGGATGATCCGAAGCTGCGCTGCCGGGTGCTCTACGTGTCGCCGATGAAGGCACTGGCGGTCGACGTCGAGCGCAACCTCCGAGCGCCGCTGATCGGCATCCGGGAGACCGCGCGGCGGTTGGGCGAGGCACCGATCGACGTCGAGGTCGCGGTCCGCTCGGGCGACACCCCGGCCAACGAGCGCAGACGGTTCGCCACGAAGCCCGCCGACGTACTGATCACCACCCCCGAGTCGCTGTTCCTCCTGCTCACCTCGCAGGCGCGGGAGTCGCTGCGCGGCGTGGAGACCATCATCATCGACGAGGTGCACGCGGTCGCCGGCACCAAGCGCGGTGCGCATCTCGCCCTCACGCTCGAGCGGCTCGACGCACTGCTGCCCAAGCCCGCCCAGCGGATCGGCCTGTCCGCGACCGTGCGGCCGGTTGAGGAGGTCGCCCGGTTCCTCGGCGGCGAGCGGCCCGTGAAGATCGTCCAGCCGAAGTTCACCAAGCAGTGGGACCTGAGCGTCGTCGTACCGGTCGAGGACATGGCCGAGCTGGCGAACACCGAGATCGAGACCTCCGGATCGGCCGCCGGGCCGCCGCGGCACGCCTCGATCTGGCCGCATGTCGAGGAGCACGTCTTCGATCTGATCTCGGCGCACCGGTCCACGATCGTCTTCTCCAACTCCCGGCGGCTGGCAGAGCGACTCACCGCCCGGCTCAACGAGATCGCCGCCGAGCGCGCTGAGCTCGAACTGCCCGAGATGGGATCACCTGCCCAGGTGATGGCTCAATCCGGCGCATCATTGGCCGCTCCCCCGCTGATCGCCCGGGCTCATCACGGTTCGGTCAGCAAGGAGCAGCGAGCTCTGATCGAGACTGATCTGAAGTCGGGGCGGCTGCCTTGTGTCGTGGCGACCAGCAGTCTCGAGCTCGGCATCGACATGGGCGCGGTCGATCTGGTCATCCAGGTCGAGGCGCCGCCCTCGGTCGCGAGCGGGCTGCAGCGGGTCGGTCGCGCCGGTCACCAGGTCGGCGCGGTCTCCCGTGGCGTGCTGTTCCCGAAGTTCCGCGGCGACCTGGTCGACACGGCCGTGGTGGTCCAGCGGATGCGCGACGGCCTGATCGAGAGCTTGCACATCCCGGCCAACCCGCTCGACGTGCTGGCCCAGCAAATCGTCTCGATCGTCGCACTCGACACGATCGACGTGGACGAGCTCTACACACTGGTACGCCGCTGCGCCCCGTTCGCGTCATTGCCGCGCTCGGCGTACGACGGTGTGCTGGACATGCTGTCAGGGCGATACCCGTCGGACGAGTTCGCCGAGTTGCGTCCGCGGATCGTGTTCGACCGGGTCAGCGGCGAGATCTCCGGCCGGCCCGGCGCGCAACGGCTCGCGGTGACCAGCGGCGGTACGATCCCGGACCGCGGCCTGTTCGGCGTGTTCCTGGTCGGCGAGTCGACCAACCACCGCGTCGGCGAGCTCGACGAGGAGATGGTCTACGAGTCCCGGGTCGGCGACGTCTTCACGCTGGGCGCGTCGAGTTGGCGGATCGAGGACATCACCCACGACCGCGTACTGGTCTCGCCGGCGCCAGGTCAGCCGGGGCGACTGCCGTTCTGGAAGGGCGACGCCGTCGGTCGCCCGGCCGAGCTCGGTGCCGCGACCGGCGCCTTCGTCCGGACCATGGCCGCGCTGCCGCCGGCGAAGGCGGTCAAGCGGGCACGCGACGCCGGCCTCGACGAGTACGCCGCGAACAACCTGGTCGCCTACCTCGGTGAGCAACGCGAGGCGACCAGCCGGGTGCCCGACGACATCACCATCGTGGTCGAGCGGTTCCGGGACGAGCTGGGCGACTGGCGGGTCTGCATCCATTCGCCGTACGGGGGTCAGGTCCACGGTCCTTGGGCGCTGGCGATCGCCGCGCGGCTCCGCGAGCGGTACGGGATGGACGCGCAATCGGTCTCCGGTGACGACGGCATCGTGCTGCGTCTGCCGGAGACGGATGAGCCGCCGCCGGGTGCCGATCTCGTGCTGTTCGATGCGGCCGAGATCGAGGATCTGGTCACTAACGAGGTTGGCGGCTCGGCCTTGTTCGCAGCCCGCTTCCGTGAGTGCGCGGCGCGCGCATTGCTGCTCCCCCGGCGAAACCCGGGCAAGCGATCGCCCCTGTGGCAGCAACGGCAGAAGTCGGCGCAGTTGTTGAGCGTGGCAAGCAAATACGGTTCGTTCCCGATAGTGCTCGAGACGCTGCGCGAGGTGCTGCAGGACGTCTACGACCTGAACGCGCTCAAGGACCTGCTGACGGGCATCAGCGAGCGACGGATCTCCGTCGTCGAGGTGGAGACACCCGAGGCCTCGCCGTTCGCGAAGTCGCTGCTGTTCGGCTACGTGGGCGCCTTCATGTACGAGGGCGACACCCCACTTGCTGAGAAGCGCGCGGCGGCGCTGGCGCTCGACCAAAGCCTGCTGTCCGAGCTGCTCGGCCGCACTGAGCTGCGCGAACTACTCGACGCCGAGGTCGTACTGCGCACAGAGGCCGAGCTGCAACGCCTCGCCGAGGACCGGCGCGCCCGCAACGGCGAAGGCCTCTTCGACGTACTACGGCTGATCGGTCCGCTGTCCCTGTCCGAGGCGTCCCAACGCTGCGTCGACGGCTCGGATGCCGAAGCCTGGCTGACCGAACTCGCCGCCGCCCGCCGGGTGGTCCGGGTGCGGATCGCGGGTGAACACCGGTGGGCCGTGGTGGAGGACGTCGCGCGGTTGCGTGATGCGCTCGGTGTACCGCTGCCGCCCGGTATCGCCGAGGCGCATGCCGAGTCGGTCGCCGACCCGATGGGCGACCTGGTGTCTCGCTATGCCCGGACCCACGGTCCCTTCCGTGCCATCGATCTCGCGACGAACCTCGGCATCGGCGTGGCGGTCGTGTCCGACACCTTGCGCCGGCTGGCAGCAGCCGGGCGGGTGGTCGAGGGTGAGTTCCTGCCTGGCGGGATCGCGATGGAGTGGTGTGACAGCGATATCCTGAGGCTGCTCCGCCGCCGGTCGCTCGCCGCGCTGCGCAAGGAGGTCGAGCCGGTCGATCCGTCCGCGCTGGCGCGATTCCTGCCCGCGTGGCAAGGCATCACCAGCAGTCGCGGCCGGGGGTACGACGTACTGCTGGGTGCTGTTGAGCAACTGGCAGGCTGTGCGGTCCCTGCGTCGGCGCTGGAGTCGATCGTGCTGCCGTCGCGCGTGCCGGGGTATCAACCGTCGATGCTGGACGAGCTGACGGCGACCGGCGAGATCGTGTGGGCTGGGTCCGGTTCGCTTCCTGGTACCGATGGTTGGGTCTCGTTGCACCTCGCGGACAACTGCGATCTCACGCTGCCCGATCCGGATCCGTCGTTCGAGGTCGGCGAGACGCATCAGGCCGTGCTGGACGCGTTGGCCGGGGGCGGTGCGTTCTTCTTCCGGCAACTGAGCGATGCGGTGGGCGCGGCGGCCGGGGTGGTCGATGACGAGACGCTCGTCGGCATCCTGTGGGATCTCGTCTGGGCCGGGCATCTGACCAACGACACCCTGGCGCCGGTCCGGTCATTGGTCGGCGGAGGGCGAGGCACCCATCGGACCCGACGTACTGCGCCTCGCGCTCGACCCGGACGCGCCTTGAGGCCAGGGCGTCCGGCGATGCCTGCTCGGAGCGGTCCACCCACGGCGGGCGGACGCTGGTCGTTGCTGCCCGAGCGCAACGAGGACGCGACCCGACGGGCGCACGCTGCGGCGGAGACGCTGCTGGACCGCTATGGGATCGTCACGCGTGGCTCGGTCATCACCGAGCGGACGCCGGGCGGGTTCGCCGCGGTCTACAAGGTGCTGAGCGCATTCGAGGAGTCCGGGCGATGCCGACGTGGGTACTTCGTGGCCGGGTTGGGGGCTGCGCAGTTCGCCTTGCCGGGTGCGGTCGACCGTCTGCGGGCGATGGCCGAGTTGCCGACTGGTGGGTCGTCGTCGGGCAGTAGGGCGAAGGAGGAGCCGGCGGCGCGGGCCGTAGTACTGGCTGCTTCTGATCCGGCTAATCCCTACGGCGCTGCTCTGCCTTGGCCTGAGCGGGAGAACGCGGGCGGGCATCGACCGGGACGGAAGGCCGGCGCGCTCGTGATGCTCGTCGACGGACGGCTGATCGTGTACGTCGAGCGTGGCGGGCGGACTGTGCTGAGCTTCACCGAAGACCCGGAGCTGCTGCAACCGGCGGTGGATGCCTTGGCGCTGGCGATCAGGGACGGGCACTTGGGCAAGCTCAGCGTGGAGACGGCCGATGGCGAGCAGGTGCGGCATACGGCGTTCGGCGACGCGCTGGCCAAGGCCGGATTCCACGCGACGCCGCGCGGGCTGCGGCTCCGGGCCTGA
- a CDS encoding MiaB/RimO family radical SAM methylthiotransferase, translating to MTTTPTTVALVTLGCARNDVDSEELAGRLEAGGFRLVEDAAEADTVVVNTCGFVEAAKKDSVDTLLAASDYKESGRTQAVVAVGCLAERYGEQLAEALPETDAVLGFDDYADISDKLRSILAGTKHQSHVPRDRRKLLPLAPADRANAHGVAVPGHGDSAKQGDAGEQNPNGATAPAAEQSLDSEAGAAAKRRINGDVAAEVQAQREQGLKGRTVKASEPTELTIDAPDLASAPASGPRIVRRRLDGGPMAPLKLASGCDRRCAFCAIPAFRGAFVSRRPTEVLGEAHWLAENGVREVFLVSENSTSYGKDLGDLRLLETLVAEIAEVPGLTRVRVSYLQPAEMRPTLITAMASTPGVVPYFDLSFQHASGPLLRRMRRFGDSERFLELIAQVRAQAPTAGIRSNVIVGFPGETEEDVDILCDFLSRAGLDAIGVFGYSDEDGTEAETYDGKLDEDTIAARLDRVTRLAEDLTSARAEDRIGETVEILVESIDGDTAEGRAAHQGPEVDGSTTLTGFPADLAIGDLVTAEVVGTEGVDLIAAFAAQVRTREGVPAANLTA from the coding sequence ATGACTACGACTCCCACCACCGTTGCCCTGGTCACGCTGGGCTGTGCTCGTAACGACGTCGACTCCGAGGAGTTGGCCGGCCGGCTCGAGGCCGGTGGTTTCCGGCTGGTCGAGGATGCCGCCGAGGCAGACACCGTGGTGGTGAACACCTGCGGATTCGTCGAGGCCGCCAAGAAGGACTCGGTCGACACCTTGCTCGCCGCCTCCGACTACAAGGAGTCCGGCCGCACGCAGGCCGTCGTAGCAGTCGGCTGCCTGGCCGAGCGGTACGGCGAGCAGTTGGCCGAGGCGCTCCCGGAGACCGACGCAGTGCTCGGCTTCGACGACTACGCGGACATCTCCGACAAGCTCCGCTCGATCCTCGCCGGCACCAAGCACCAGTCGCACGTCCCACGCGACCGCCGCAAGCTCCTCCCGCTAGCCCCCGCCGACCGCGCGAACGCCCACGGCGTAGCAGTCCCCGGCCACGGTGACAGCGCCAAGCAGGGCGACGCCGGCGAGCAGAACCCGAACGGCGCCACAGCTCCCGCTGCCGAGCAGAGCCTGGACAGCGAGGCCGGTGCTGCCGCGAAGCGGAGGATCAACGGTGATGTTGCCGCCGAGGTGCAGGCCCAGCGTGAGCAGGGCCTCAAGGGACGTACGGTCAAGGCCTCCGAGCCGACTGAGCTGACCATCGACGCTCCTGACCTAGCTTCCGCTCCGGCCAGCGGTCCGCGGATCGTTCGGCGCCGGCTCGACGGTGGGCCGATGGCTCCGTTGAAGCTGGCGTCCGGTTGCGACCGCCGGTGCGCGTTCTGCGCGATCCCCGCCTTCCGTGGCGCCTTCGTCTCGCGCCGCCCGACCGAGGTACTCGGCGAGGCGCACTGGCTGGCCGAGAACGGCGTCCGCGAGGTCTTCCTGGTCTCCGAGAACTCCACCTCGTACGGCAAGGACCTCGGCGATCTGCGCCTGCTCGAGACCCTCGTCGCGGAGATCGCCGAGGTACCGGGCCTGACCCGCGTCCGCGTCTCGTACCTCCAGCCCGCCGAGATGCGCCCGACCCTGATCACGGCGATGGCCTCGACCCCCGGCGTCGTCCCGTACTTCGATCTCTCCTTCCAGCACGCGTCCGGCCCGTTGCTGCGCCGGATGCGTCGTTTCGGTGACTCCGAGCGTTTCCTCGAACTGATTGCGCAGGTCCGCGCCCAGGCGCCGACGGCCGGCATCCGGAGCAACGTGATCGTCGGCTTCCCGGGCGAGACGGAGGAGGACGTGGACATTCTCTGTGACTTCCTTTCCCGCGCCGGCCTCGACGCGATCGGTGTGTTCGGCTACTCGGACGAGGACGGCACCGAGGCCGAGACGTACGACGGCAAGCTCGACGAGGACACCATCGCGGCCCGACTGGACCGCGTCACCCGGCTCGCCGAGGACCTGACGTCGGCCCGCGCCGAGGACCGGATCGGTGAGACCGTCGAGATCCTGGTCGAGTCGATCGACGGCGACACCGCCGAAGGCCGCGCCGCCCACCAGGGCCCTGAGGTCGACGGCTCGACGACACTCACCGGCTTCCCGGCGGACCTCGCGATCGGCGATCTGGTCACCGCCGAGGTGGTCGGGACCGAAGGCGTCGACCTGATCGCCGCCTTCGCCGCGCAGGTACGCACCCGAGAGGGCGTTCCGGCAGCTAACCTGACCGCGTGA
- a CDS encoding CinA family protein: MLLGLVARLKERGETLATAESLTGGMVGAALTDVPGVSAVYRGGVVVYATDLKATLAGVPADLLADVGPVHPDTAAALATGVRERLGATYGLATTGVAGPDPQAGIEAGTVYVAAAGPGAVRVRKLALSGDRAAVRQGSVRAVLELAAELVAEELA; encoded by the coding sequence GTGTTGCTGGGGCTGGTTGCGCGGTTGAAGGAGCGCGGGGAGACCCTCGCGACGGCGGAGTCGCTGACCGGCGGCATGGTCGGTGCGGCACTGACGGACGTGCCAGGCGTGTCAGCGGTCTATCGAGGCGGAGTCGTCGTCTATGCGACCGACCTGAAGGCGACTCTGGCCGGCGTGCCCGCGGACCTCCTGGCCGATGTGGGCCCGGTTCATCCGGACACGGCCGCTGCCCTGGCCACGGGCGTCCGAGAGCGCCTCGGGGCCACCTACGGGCTAGCCACGACCGGTGTGGCCGGACCGGACCCGCAGGCCGGCATCGAAGCCGGCACCGTCTACGTAGCGGCCGCCGGACCAGGCGCGGTACGGGTGCGGAAGTTGGCTCTGAGCGGTGACCGGGCAGCTGTCCGGCAGGGCAGCGTGCGGGCCGTCCTGGAACTCGCTGCCGAGTTGGTGGCGGAAGAACTGGCTTGA
- a CDS encoding LppM family (lipo)protein, producing the protein MKNRVRLALVIIACLVGLTGCVKLDGDLKVNSNETVSGSIKIGIDKQLANSSGQSLDQIRDAVTKGLEQTATEGVNCKSFEDDKYLGSDCSFDNVPFREMGQSTDEGVGFRKEGDKFFVSVKDLGLGSNTGGITPVVNFKITMPGKILEHDSGAKVSGRTATYDSLDKLGKVSLTSEAGSSFPAWALILIIVLLLLGGGAVAFFVLRGRKAKTQQYGQYGQYPGQPQGQWGPQYGGQPGAPGQYGPPPGQPGYGQPGQPGPYGQGQQGPYGQPGQPPQQYGQPGPGQYPGQPQPPQQGQPGQWGPQQQPPQQGQGGWGQPPQGPPAPGQPPQGQPPQGQPPQGRPPQGQPPQGQPPQQGQGGWGQPPQQGGQQGGWNRPPDNDGQ; encoded by the coding sequence ATGAAGAACCGCGTGCGCCTCGCGCTCGTCATCATCGCCTGCCTGGTCGGCCTGACCGGCTGCGTGAAGCTCGATGGCGACCTCAAGGTCAACTCCAACGAGACCGTCTCCGGCAGCATCAAGATCGGCATCGACAAGCAGCTGGCCAACTCCAGTGGCCAGTCCCTCGACCAGATCCGGGACGCCGTCACGAAGGGCCTCGAGCAGACCGCCACCGAGGGGGTCAACTGCAAATCCTTCGAGGACGACAAATACCTCGGCTCGGACTGCTCGTTCGACAACGTGCCGTTCCGCGAGATGGGTCAGTCGACCGATGAGGGGGTCGGGTTCCGCAAAGAGGGCGACAAGTTCTTCGTCTCGGTCAAGGACCTGGGCCTGGGCAGCAACACGGGTGGCATCACGCCGGTGGTGAACTTCAAGATCACCATGCCGGGCAAGATCCTCGAGCACGACTCGGGCGCCAAGGTCAGCGGCCGCACGGCGACGTACGACAGCCTCGACAAGCTGGGCAAGGTGTCGCTGACGTCCGAGGCGGGCAGCAGCTTCCCGGCCTGGGCGCTGATCCTGATCATCGTGCTCCTGCTGCTCGGCGGCGGTGCCGTGGCCTTCTTCGTACTGCGTGGTCGCAAGGCCAAGACGCAGCAATACGGCCAGTACGGGCAGTACCCGGGTCAGCCGCAGGGGCAGTGGGGTCCCCAGTACGGCGGCCAGCCGGGGGCGCCTGGTCAGTACGGTCCTCCTCCCGGCCAGCCTGGCTATGGGCAGCCAGGTCAGCCTGGTCCGTACGGGCAGGGCCAACAGGGGCCGTACGGTCAGCCGGGGCAGCCGCCGCAGCAGTACGGACAGCCTGGTCCGGGGCAGTACCCTGGGCAGCCGCAGCCTCCGCAGCAGGGTCAGCCCGGCCAGTGGGGACCGCAGCAACAGCCGCCGCAGCAGGGCCAGGGTGGTTGGGGTCAGCCGCCTCAGGGACCGCCTGCTCCAGGTCAGCCTCCGCAGGGGCAACCGCCGCAGGGCCAGCCTCCGCAAGGGCGGCCGCCGCAAGGACAGCCCCCGCAGGGACAGCCGCCTCAGCAGGGTCAAGGTGGTTGGGGTCAGCCGCCGCAGCAGGGCGGACAGCAAGGTGGCTGGAACCGGCCGCCGGACAACGATGGGCAGTAA
- a CDS encoding helix-turn-helix domain-containing protein, with translation MSIGSELTAARERADMTIEQLSTSTRIRSGLLAAMEADDFSRCGGNFYARGHIRSIARVVKADPEALLAKFDEANPAPQPDRVRREERASDKRPILHSARPRWGLVLGAILVALMGWGIMRLFTLPSDVEANASKTTPTAAVTTPAPKPSAKPTAKPTTPGKPQKPAAPLRTKLSLTARGDGSYVTIRNSKGLKLFQGVLGPGSTQTINYAGEIRVTLESGGNITVYINNTKVTPPAKRFTILPTGKIATPED, from the coding sequence GTGAGCATCGGCAGCGAGCTCACGGCGGCCCGCGAACGGGCCGACATGACGATCGAGCAGCTGAGTACGTCGACCCGGATCAGATCCGGGCTGCTCGCCGCCATGGAGGCCGACGACTTCTCCCGCTGCGGCGGTAATTTCTATGCCCGCGGTCACATCCGGTCGATCGCGCGTGTGGTGAAGGCGGATCCGGAAGCCCTGCTGGCGAAGTTCGACGAGGCGAACCCGGCACCGCAGCCGGACCGCGTCCGTCGGGAGGAGCGCGCGAGCGACAAGCGCCCGATCCTGCACTCGGCCCGCCCACGCTGGGGACTCGTCCTCGGCGCGATCCTGGTCGCCCTGATGGGCTGGGGCATCATGCGCCTCTTCACCCTTCCCAGCGACGTCGAGGCCAACGCCTCCAAGACGACTCCGACGGCGGCCGTCACCACCCCCGCGCCCAAACCGTCCGCCAAGCCCACCGCGAAGCCGACCACCCCCGGGAAACCGCAGAAGCCCGCTGCGCCCCTCCGCACCAAGCTCTCCCTGACCGCCCGAGGCGACGGCTCCTACGTCACCATCCGCAACTCAAAGGGCCTCAAACTCTTCCAGGGCGTCCTCGGCCCCGGCTCCACCCAAACCATCAACTACGCCGGCGAAATCCGCGTCACCTTGGAAAGCGGCGGCAACATCACCGTCTACATCAACAACACCAAGGTCACCCCACCCGCCAAACGCTTCACCATCCTCCCCACCGGCAAAATAGCCACCCCCGAAGACTGA
- a CDS encoding DUF4262 domain-containing protein: MCDICGGITNPEYEQRLLSNIRQHGWTVQFIEGADSRNPAYAYTLGLSLHGHPEFITFNCHPGSVAHEFQPLAEAVLSGRRFDEGADLSEFLEPRLLRVPDSTTHLYTANTMFRRPEEPPIEALQLVWPTRTPWLESGR; the protein is encoded by the coding sequence ATGTGCGACATCTGCGGCGGCATCACGAATCCCGAGTACGAGCAGCGGCTGCTCAGCAACATCCGGCAGCACGGCTGGACGGTGCAGTTCATCGAGGGCGCGGACAGCCGCAATCCGGCCTACGCCTACACGCTCGGGCTGAGCCTGCACGGGCATCCGGAGTTCATCACCTTCAACTGCCATCCGGGCTCTGTCGCCCACGAGTTCCAGCCGCTGGCGGAGGCGGTGCTGTCCGGGCGGCGGTTCGACGAAGGTGCCGATCTCAGCGAGTTCTTGGAGCCGCGACTGCTCCGGGTGCCCGACTCGACGACGCACCTCTACACGGCGAACACGATGTTCAGACGCCCCGAGGAGCCACCGATCGAAGCACTGCAGCTTGTCTGGCCGACCAGGACGCCATGGCTGGAGAGCGGACGATGA